Proteins from one Pseudodesulfovibrio sp. JC047 genomic window:
- the secF gene encoding protein translocase subunit SecF: MGLQIIKPDTKIDFIGLRKFAFILSAIIILAGVASLLIKGGPKYGIDFAGGMIVQVKIDKTTDVEMVKDAVRGVELPGLVVQTLGLDGDHEYLIRTSSSNITSEDVRSRVTTALSDNLDGAHFEIQRLEMVGPKVGADLRTKALEALFYAVLLIAVYISGRFEQRWTIAGVMAAALGFGVYGIGLLGLEMGWLIIAALIITVALCWYLKLNYALGAVAALIHDVIITIGIFSILGKEFDLTIIAALLTIIGYSLNDTIIVFDRIRENNNARKGNTTFAAVINTAVNQTLSRTIMTSVTTLLVVFCLFVLGGSVIHDFALALLIGVGVGTYSSVFVASPILLGFGPSAQETSEA; encoded by the coding sequence ATGGGACTTCAAATAATCAAACCTGATACAAAAATTGATTTCATCGGACTCAGGAAATTTGCCTTTATTCTTTCGGCAATCATCATCCTGGCCGGTGTTGCCTCTCTTCTCATCAAGGGAGGCCCCAAATACGGTATCGACTTTGCTGGCGGCATGATCGTTCAAGTGAAGATCGATAAAACAACAGACGTTGAAATGGTCAAGGACGCAGTCAGGGGAGTTGAACTGCCCGGCCTTGTCGTCCAGACACTTGGACTGGACGGGGATCATGAATACCTCATTCGTACCTCCAGCTCCAACATCACTTCGGAAGATGTCCGAAGTCGGGTGACCACGGCATTGTCTGACAATCTGGATGGAGCGCATTTCGAGATTCAACGTCTTGAAATGGTCGGTCCAAAAGTCGGAGCGGATTTGCGTACCAAAGCATTGGAAGCCCTGTTTTACGCAGTGCTCCTCATTGCCGTGTACATCTCCGGCCGGTTCGAACAGCGGTGGACTATTGCCGGAGTCATGGCCGCAGCCCTTGGATTCGGTGTCTACGGCATCGGGCTCCTTGGCTTGGAAATGGGCTGGCTGATTATCGCAGCCCTGATTATTACCGTTGCCCTTTGCTGGTATCTCAAACTGAACTACGCCCTCGGAGCCGTTGCCGCACTCATTCATGACGTTATCATTACGATCGGCATATTCTCCATACTCGGCAAGGAGTTCGACCTGACCATCATTGCGGCTTTGTTGACTATTATCGGATATTCGCTCAACGATACCATTATCGTGTTTGACCGTATCCGTGAAAACAACAACGCCCGTAAAGGCAACACCACCTTTGCCGCGGTTATCAACACCGCAGTCAACCAAACCCTGTCCCGGACAATCATGACCTCTGTCACAACCTTGTTGGTTGTCTTTTGTCTGTTCGTTTTGGGCGGTAGTGTTATCCATGACTTTGCCTTGGCCCTGCTCATCGGCGTCGGCGTCGGAACATATTCCTCCGTCTTCGTGGCAAGCCCGATCCTGTTGGGATTTGGCCCGAGTGCTCAGGAAACAAGCGAAGCATAG
- the secD gene encoding protein translocase subunit SecD: MQSLRWRAIAALVVLVLGLAYMLPSIPGVKDSAIGKILPGDSVNLGLDLKGGINLTLGVDMDTAMDNNLARLGDDLKAVARDKEIFVLRPNVLNESQIEVVLLKSEQKDAFEDVINKYTQFAIENTHLMDGGKEKYVLTISPQYRKDIEKLTMEQAIKTIRNRIDQFGVAEPDIRRQQDNRIQVQLPGLQDPERAIKIIGQTAHLEFKMVDDAADVAKAQQGILAPGRELAVLLKKLPNGQYAESPIVLKRDAVLTGEYVTDAKVQLDNWNSPYVAITFNARGGAIFTNLTTENVNKRMAIVLDGKVYSAPVIQERISGGRASITGQFNREEARDLAVVLRAGSLPAPVEILEQRSVGPSLGQESIDNGVMSAFIGMAMVLGFMVIYYSFAGLVADIVLCLNIMLILAGLAAFGATLTLPGIAGIILTIGMAVDANVIIFERIREELRRGLSASQAVAEGYGRATLTILDANVTTVIAAVILYQFGTGPVRGFAVTLTLGIITSMFTAIFVSRILFELYLKSRSDSAKLSI, encoded by the coding sequence ATGCAAAGTTTGCGTTGGAGAGCCATTGCGGCCCTCGTCGTTCTGGTGCTTGGACTGGCGTACATGCTGCCGTCCATACCAGGCGTCAAGGACTCGGCAATTGGCAAGATTCTGCCGGGCGACTCCGTCAACCTCGGCCTTGACCTCAAAGGTGGTATCAACCTCACTCTTGGAGTGGATATGGATACCGCCATGGATAACAACCTCGCCCGACTCGGCGACGACCTCAAAGCCGTAGCTCGCGACAAAGAAATTTTTGTTTTGCGCCCCAACGTTTTGAATGAATCGCAAATCGAAGTCGTGCTGCTCAAAAGTGAACAGAAAGACGCTTTTGAAGACGTCATCAACAAGTACACGCAATTCGCGATTGAAAACACGCATCTCATGGACGGCGGCAAGGAAAAGTATGTCCTTACCATCTCTCCTCAATATCGAAAGGATATTGAGAAGCTGACCATGGAGCAGGCCATCAAAACCATCCGTAACAGAATTGACCAGTTTGGTGTCGCCGAACCGGATATTCGCAGGCAGCAAGACAACCGCATTCAGGTGCAGTTGCCCGGTTTGCAAGATCCTGAACGCGCCATCAAAATCATTGGTCAGACCGCCCACCTCGAATTCAAAATGGTGGACGATGCCGCCGACGTTGCCAAAGCCCAACAGGGAATTCTGGCACCCGGTCGTGAACTGGCGGTCCTGCTCAAGAAATTGCCCAATGGCCAATATGCCGAATCTCCCATCGTCCTGAAACGGGACGCTGTCCTGACTGGTGAATATGTAACGGATGCCAAAGTCCAACTCGACAATTGGAATTCGCCGTATGTCGCTATCACATTCAATGCGCGGGGCGGTGCCATCTTCACCAATCTGACCACAGAAAATGTGAACAAACGGATGGCCATTGTTCTGGATGGCAAAGTTTATTCAGCACCAGTGATTCAGGAACGCATTTCCGGTGGCCGCGCATCGATCACCGGTCAATTCAACCGGGAAGAAGCTCGTGACCTTGCGGTTGTGCTTCGTGCCGGTTCTCTGCCAGCTCCGGTTGAAATTCTGGAACAGCGCAGTGTCGGCCCGTCCCTGGGACAGGAATCCATTGACAACGGCGTTATGTCTGCTTTCATCGGCATGGCCATGGTGCTCGGTTTCATGGTGATCTATTACAGCTTTGCCGGGCTTGTCGCGGATATCGTGCTCTGCCTGAACATCATGCTCATTTTGGCAGGTTTGGCGGCATTCGGTGCCACACTGACCTTGCCAGGTATTGCCGGTATCATTTTGACGATCGGTATGGCTGTGGATGCAAACGTCATCATTTTCGAACGTATTCGAGAAGAACTGCGACGCGGACTTTCCGCATCACAGGCTGTTGCTGAGGGATATGGCAGGGCGACCCTGACCATTCTTGATGCCAACGTGACGACCGTTATCGCAGCTGTGATTCTGTATCAGTTCGGTACCGGACCTGTTCGCGGCTTTGCAGTCACGCTGACCCTGGGTATCATTACATCTATGTTCACGGCGATTTTCGTATCGCGCATTTTGTTCGAGCTGTACTTGAAGAGCCGTTCCGATAGCGCCAAGCTGAGCATCTAA